One window from the genome of Paramormyrops kingsleyae isolate MSU_618 chromosome 3, PKINGS_0.4, whole genome shotgun sequence encodes:
- the LOC111844288 gene encoding beta-2-microglobulin-like — translation MNIYLVAVVLALALCSVNAKESPPKVQVYSRNPGEYGKGNTLICHVSGFHPPDITIELLKDNVEIPSAKQTDLAFEQGWQFHLTKTVEFTPVKGENYVCRVRHLSTTKTYTWDPDM, via the exons ATGAATATCTATCTGGTGGCTGTCGTTCTGGCGCTGGCATTGTGCAGTGTCAACGCTAAAGAAT CCCCTCCCAAGGTGCAGGTGTACAGCCGTAACCCTGGGGAATATGGGAAGGGTAACACTCTCATCTGCCACGTGAGCGGATTCCACCCCCCTGACATCACCATCGAGCTGCTGAAGGACAACGTAGAGATCCCCAGCGCCAAACAGACCGACCTGGCTTTCGAGCAGGGCTGGCAGTTCCATCTCACCAAGACGGTGGAATTCACACCAGTCAAGGGCGAGAACTATGTGTGCAGAGTCAGACACCTGTCCACCACCAAAACCTACACCTGGG ATCCTGATATGTAA